The following proteins are encoded in a genomic region of Candidatus Methylospira mobilis:
- a CDS encoding glycosyl transferase — MIKLNDGFLRYPNIFIAVGLIAGITLTFAGLSSLAWPQSIPWEGAGSLGGFLGFLAFTAIAISLIARKFGLNASQSTVAVLLLLSIVIGAGALWPLLVALWFAVACTILGYWLLEKLKIKTSVWHNCFLVGAGIYGASVGLIAYFPVNYSGIYAAALALPVALAWRPIVEKGGALLESVNHGNTNERPGFGVNYLEAAIGVLAVVYFVVALKPEVGFDALVTHLFVPAHMSLRHRWAFDVTTYVWAVAPMLGDWIFTIGYMLGGEAAARLINVGFIFVLGRLVLDCVLWAGGSAVGARWAVLVFLSTPLTYMVGNSLFIDSIWASFVVAGTLAMLRTCFSSAIAENELPISGFLLGCGLAVKAVTFTVLPGLLLLLAWRFQSWRKTAGLRSFALGFGFFSAIGGIPYATAWWLTGNPVFPLFNKVFKSAYSVTTENFSDQRWGRGFTWDFPYRITFETGKYLEAYTGGSGFQWLLLFIPSAIALIVFKKTRGVALLLIGAVAIVVVFCWVGYLRYALPSWAILTAVTGVGLSAVITSRWFLSRIYLAAAVLTVALNLLFFAGPSAREFTLKPVFDQFGKEEYLRARLPVRSAVELVNRLNPDRNPVAVFAQPLMAGLSSDALYLNWYNITFRSEINSKSDEKGIADVLMKRGVNFIILDAGGNGEVCCGAWAEKQALIEKISDKIAAFGAVSVRKLKTEYLFKTELLINAGLESIEGWSVPEGAKYNPETGIIQTNVDFPATQNVSVYSGRYYLNTVVARCAEEPTSGRVQITWLDAKRQFVRADIKPFDCIGTEWAEHTMEVMAPLDAVYAIVYISGHTQIPLEFKRNSLRQ, encoded by the coding sequence ATGATAAAACTGAATGATGGTTTTCTGCGCTATCCAAATATTTTTATCGCGGTTGGTTTGATTGCCGGCATTACGCTGACTTTTGCAGGGCTCTCTAGCCTTGCATGGCCGCAATCAATCCCATGGGAGGGGGCAGGGTCGCTGGGCGGATTTCTGGGTTTTTTAGCATTCACAGCTATCGCCATCAGTCTGATAGCGAGAAAGTTTGGTTTGAATGCCAGTCAGTCTACAGTGGCGGTGTTGTTGTTGCTGTCTATAGTGATAGGCGCGGGTGCGCTATGGCCGTTGCTGGTTGCGCTGTGGTTTGCCGTGGCGTGTACGATACTGGGTTACTGGCTTCTCGAAAAGCTGAAGATCAAAACAAGTGTGTGGCATAACTGTTTTCTGGTGGGAGCGGGTATTTATGGCGCTTCGGTCGGTTTGATTGCTTATTTTCCAGTGAATTATTCCGGAATATATGCTGCTGCACTGGCTTTGCCTGTTGCTTTGGCATGGCGTCCGATTGTAGAAAAAGGCGGTGCCTTGCTTGAGTCCGTTAATCACGGCAATACAAATGAACGTCCTGGGTTTGGCGTAAATTATCTGGAAGCGGCAATCGGGGTTCTCGCAGTAGTGTACTTTGTCGTTGCCCTGAAACCGGAGGTTGGATTCGATGCACTGGTGACGCACTTGTTCGTACCCGCGCATATGTCGTTACGCCACCGCTGGGCGTTCGATGTGACGACCTATGTGTGGGCCGTGGCGCCGATGCTGGGAGACTGGATCTTCACCATCGGATACATGCTGGGCGGAGAAGCCGCCGCCAGACTTATCAACGTCGGATTTATTTTCGTATTAGGTCGGTTGGTGCTGGATTGCGTGCTATGGGCAGGCGGCTCGGCTGTGGGCGCTCGGTGGGCGGTTCTTGTATTCCTGTCGACACCGTTGACTTATATGGTTGGCAACAGCCTGTTTATCGACTCGATCTGGGCGTCGTTTGTCGTTGCAGGTACTTTGGCGATGCTGCGCACCTGTTTTTCATCCGCAATAGCGGAAAATGAATTGCCGATATCGGGATTTCTACTAGGGTGCGGACTGGCGGTAAAAGCCGTAACGTTTACCGTTTTACCCGGACTATTGCTGTTGCTGGCATGGCGGTTCCAATCATGGCGTAAGACTGCAGGATTGCGGTCTTTTGCGCTGGGATTCGGTTTTTTCTCGGCGATAGGCGGAATTCCATACGCAACAGCCTGGTGGTTGACTGGGAATCCGGTATTTCCTTTGTTTAACAAGGTATTCAAATCGGCCTATTCCGTCACTACCGAAAATTTTTCGGATCAGCGGTGGGGTAGAGGTTTTACATGGGATTTTCCCTATCGCATAACATTCGAAACAGGCAAATACCTGGAAGCCTATACAGGCGGGTCCGGGTTTCAGTGGCTGTTGTTATTCATTCCCTCGGCCATTGCGTTAATTGTATTTAAAAAAACCAGAGGCGTTGCACTGCTTCTTATTGGCGCGGTTGCAATTGTTGTTGTATTTTGCTGGGTTGGCTATTTGAGGTACGCCTTGCCGTCCTGGGCAATCCTGACGGCTGTCACCGGGGTTGGGCTCAGTGCGGTAATAACCTCAAGGTGGTTTCTAAGCCGTATATACCTTGCTGCCGCTGTTCTGACGGTAGCATTAAATTTACTATTCTTCGCCGGGCCGTCTGCCAGAGAGTTCACGCTGAAACCGGTTTTTGATCAGTTCGGCAAGGAAGAGTATTTACGGGCGCGCTTGCCGGTCAGGAGCGCGGTCGAACTGGTTAATCGCTTGAATCCCGATCGGAACCCTGTTGCCGTATTCGCTCAGCCGTTAATGGCCGGACTATCCTCCGATGCGCTTTACCTGAATTGGTATAACATCACGTTTAGAAGCGAAATCAATTCGAAAAGCGATGAAAAGGGTATTGCTGATGTGCTTATGAAGCGCGGTGTTAATTTTATCATTCTCGATGCGGGCGGAAATGGCGAGGTCTGCTGTGGCGCATGGGCCGAAAAACAGGCGCTTATTGAAAAAATAAGCGACAAAATAGCAGCGTTCGGTGCGGTGAGTGTCAGAAAATTAAAAACCGAATACCTGTTTAAAACTGAATTGCTGATCAATGCCGGCCTTGAATCAATAGAAGGATGGTCAGTACCTGAGGGAGCAAAATATAATCCAGAGACAGGCATTATTCAAACAAATGTCGATTTTCCCGCGACCCAGAATGTTTCCGTATATTCCGGCCGCTATTATTTGAATACGGTTGTGGCAAGATGCGCCGAAGAACCTACTTCCGGTCGCGTACAGATTACCTGGCTTGATGCCAAAAGGCAGTTTGTAAGAGCGGATATAAAACCATTTGACTGTATCGGTACGGAATGGGCCGAGCACACCATGGAGGTGATGGCGCCGCTTGATGCCGTGTATGCCATTGTCTATATTTCCGGACACACGCAAATCCCGTTGGAGTTTAAACGTAACTCGCTACGGCAATGA